In the genome of Chryseobacterium sp. 52, the window CGTTCTGCAGTAAAAATCACTGTATTCTATATTATATTGATCAAAATAGTTTTCTTCCTGCAGATAATGAGTCAGTCTGTCTTTCGAGAAATCGGGTCTGTACAATAGGATCTCATGACTTATTTCATTATCAAAATCATCGTAATCAAAAGTTTCCAAACGGATGTCTTTCATGATCAAACTGTACGTTTCAGGATCCTGAGTGATCATATACTGTTTAAACAGTTCCAGTTTATCTTCAATATATCTGAATGTCCCTATTCTTCTTTTACGGTTCTTTTCATCCAATAAGGTATATGCAATGCTGTCATCTGATTTTTCAGAAAACCCATTTTCAAAATATTCATAAGTTTTAATGACTGGCGGAGCATCTTCAAACCTCAGGTATTTTTTATGACTTCGAGACAATTTTCCATTTTCATCATATTCTGCTGTAAGATGATAAGACTCATTATAGCCTTCAATATCAAAAAGAATTTCTTCTAACATGGAACCATTGAAACGGTACATGATGGAGTCACTTATTTTAAATAACTGTTCCTCTCCATTTTGCTCCAGAACCAGATCTCTGCCGGACTGAAAAAAATACGGATCATATCCCCTATCTTCGAAAGGATTATTGATAAGAACAGTTTTCTCAAGAATAATTCCCATATTATCAAAAGCACTTTCAACCGAATGATTCCTATGATATTCATAGATAATTTCAGATACTTCCGGATGCTGAAAATTCACCTGCTTTATCTTTTTTGAGTTTTCAAAAAAAGCAGAAACAATCAGTTCTTCATTGACAAAACGGTTCACCTGAAGGATGTTTTCGAGATCTCCCTTCAGGTCTTCTGTCTGTATTATATCTGTATCATTATATTCGATATTCATTTGCTGTCATCAAAATCCTTTATTTAATTTCTTTTTTCTTGGATAACATCCATTCATATAGCTTTGGATCTGAATAGGTGGAGTCCCATGAATTGTGGTTGTCATTAGGGAAAATGACTAATTCTGCCGATGGATTCACGGGATGTAAGTTCTGATAAAAATTAAGGGCATTTTCAGGTGGAACAACATCATCCATTCCTCCATGAAAAATTTTCATATTCAGATCTTTGTATTGTTTGATATTGGCATACATCATCATATCTGTAGGGGCACACACGGACACTACGGAAGCAAACATTTCAGGATGCTCCATTGCCAGTTTCAACGTTCCCCAGCCTCCCATTGAAAGTCCTGTAAGGTGAATTCTTGAGGCATCAATCTTATATTTTTTCTGAATTTCTTTGATCAGGTTATAAATTGTCACTGTATCCCACCAAGAATCTGCAGGACACTGCGGTGCCAAAATGGCTACAGGTTCTTTGATCAGGTTTTTATACGTGAACGGACTGTGAGCTTTAACGGCTTCAAGGTTATTTCCTCTTTCTCCTGAACCATGAAGAAACACAATCAATGGGACATTTCCTTTTACTTTTTGAGGGTAATCCAGGATGTAGGACATTTTTTCGGTCCTTTTAATTTCTTTATTTAGTTCTCCTTTTATTTCCTGTGCGTTGATCTGTAGTGACAATGGCAGGAATAAAAGGGGAAGGTATTTCAATTTTAATTTCATATTGTTATTCAGGTTTTGGCTAAAGCCGTTTGGGGTGTCTTTTTTAATTTAAATGGGCTAAAGCCCATTTCTATTGAATAAAAATAGTTTTAAAAATCCAGATTATTTGATTCCGTATTTCTCAGAATGGAAACTTAATTTCTTAAGTCCCTGCTGAATCTCGGGAGCATTCATAAATAATTTCCAAAGAAACCCTGATCTGTAGTTTTCAATCATCGGCACTATTGTTCCCTGATCGATTGCTAAATATCTTGGAGTAAACCAGTTGTTATAGTTTACTGAAGTTGCATCATAAGGTCCTGCTGATCCAATGAATTCCGGTTTTTGAGTATAGAGGAATCTCAGGAAATTCATAGATTCTTTTGGAGTGTAAGGAAAGCTGCTTAATGCTGCTGTAGGCGTTATCACGCCATTGTCATTGCCAGGCATATGCGCTGTGTAGCCTGTGGTTCCGTCTTCATTTCTTGTGTAACCGGCTGTCAGTCCCCAATAGTTTGAACCGTAGCCTTTCCATTGTTTTGGATTTTCAACACAGTATTTATAGTCGATCAAGACTTGATTTTTGTTTAAGTCAAAATAATTTTCAACCAGTTTATCGGAAAGTCCGGTAGGATCCAGCCCGATATAGGAATACTGTGACCAGAAAAGCGGTCCGCCATATTCTTCGGCATAGTTGTGTTTTACATACAGAGGAAGTCCGTATTTTGTTTTGTCTGAAAGGATATTTCCGTTTCTTGCCCAACCTTTGTAATACGTTTCGGCATCGATAGAATGTGTAGGTGATGAAGCTGCTAAAATGTAGGTTATCAGACATTCGTTATAACCTTCCAGCGGAAAATTCATTTCCCATTGGTATTCCGGTGACCAGTGCCAGTACAATACTTTCTCACCTCCTTTTGTATACCAGTTCCATTGAATTCCTTTCCAAAGCTCGTCACATTTTGAAGCCAGGGCTTTTTCTTCAGCATTGCCATTCTTAAAATATTCGCGTACCATCAGAATTCCTGAAGTAAGAAATGCCGTTTCCACAAGATCGCCGCCATTATCTTTTTTACCGAAAGGAACCGTTTTTCCAGTTTCTCCATTGATCCAGTGAGACCAGGCCCCTTTATGACGATCTGCTTTGGCAAGAAAATCCATCATATGAGTCAGTCTCTTCACCGCTTCTTTCCTTGGGATAAATCCTCTTTCCACTCCTACTAAAAGGGTTGCCAGTCCAAATCCTGAGCCTCCTGTTGTAACAACATGCTTGTCATTATCGGGATAGATATTGTCTTCATGATAACGCTCTCTTCCCAGCATAGATTTAGGTTCAGCATAGTCCCAGAAATATTTCAGGGCATCTTTCTGAACTCTGTCCATCAGTTGCTCATCGGTGATATTAGTGTTTACAGCCTGATTTTTAGAAACGTCTTGTTTTGCAATTTGAGAATTTTTGCAAGAAAACAATACGGAAACTGTAAGAATAGAAATAATACCTAACTTCATACCATTTACATAAGATTAATTAAAAAAATAGCCAAAGTAAACTTTGGCTATTTGTATCATAATAGATTAATAACCCGGGTTTTGAGTAAAAGCTCCGTGGCTTTGATCCATTGCATCCAAAGGTATAGGAAATACCTCATTCTTTCCTGCTTTGAATCCGTAAGACGCCAATACTGTGGCTGCCTGTCCTGTTCTCACTAAGTCAACAAATCTGTCGCCTTCAAGCGCCAGCTCTACTCTTCTTTCATGCCAGATTGCTGTACGCAACGTTGCTTGAGTTGTAGCCGTGGTTCCTAAAAGATCAGCTCTGTCTCTAACTTTATTTAAGTTTAAAGTTGCTGTAGCAGTATTCCCCAATTCATTGGCTGCCTCCGCATTGATCAAAAGAATTTCTGCAAAACGCAATATTCTGATGTTCTGGATAGATCCATAACCACAAGCACTGTTATTCAACGCTTTTGGAACGTATATCTTCTGATTGTATGTAGTCACAGAATTGGCATCTCCCATGGCAATTAAATCTCCTTCCGGAGTTGTTTCTCCATTTCTAAGAATCGTAAGTTCTTTTCTGATATCTCCTGGTTCAAAGGCATTTTCAAGAGCATTAGAAGGTGTGAAAAAGCCCCATCCAAACTGATCTCTTACTCCCTGAACTTCGGCGTACTGACTTCCTTTATATGGAGGAGCACAATCACAATTCACTTCAAAAACAGATTCTTTACCAAATTCACCTGCCGGTCTGAATAAATGGTTAAAGTCAGGATCTAAATCATACCCCATAGCAATTAACTGGTTAGAGGTATCATATGCTTTCTGCCAATCTTTTTTATAAAGATATACCTTTGAAAGCAAACCTAATGCAGCTCCTTTTGTAACTCTTCCTAATTCTGAAGCAGGGTAAGTCTGTGGAAGAACTTCTGCAGCAGCGGTAAGGTCTGATATGATAAAATTATAAACTTCGTCAACTGAATTTCTAGGTTTCTCATACACAGCCTCCACTTTATCGTAAATAGGAACTCCACCGTAAATTCTTACTAAGTTAAAATAGAAATACGCTCTTAACATTCTGGATTCGGCAATCAGTCTGTTTTTCAATGTGGTGTCCATATCGATTGCAGGAACATTGGTTATTACCTGATTCGTTCTATTTACAGCCTGCCATTGTCCTATCCAATATCCTCTTACTCCCTCATCACTCACAGTATAAGTGAAATTATCATATACATTAATGAAAGATGAATCTCCGGGATTAGAACCTTTTACCACATCATCTGCCGGAACTCCGAAAACGAATTGATAAGGAAAGGCAGAATTCTCCCAGCTTCTTAGAAAGCTATAGATGGCACTCGTTGCCTGCAAAGCATCTTCCTGTGTTTTGAAAAATGATGCAGCCTCTGTTTGACCTTCCTGCTTTATATCCAAATAATCATCTTTACAACTTACCGCAAGTGAAAATAATGCGATTGATAAAAATATCTTTTTCATAACTCTTTCTAATTAAAATGTTAAGTTCATACCAATGGTATAGATTGCTGAGATAGGATAGATATTATTATCAATACCCATTTGTACTCTGTCTGTGTTTAAAATTTCAGGTGAAAACCCGTTGTACTTAAAACTTGTCCAAGGGTTCTGAGCACTTACATACAATCTCAACTTAGTAATAGACATGGCTTTATTAAATGCCTGAGGCAGATTATACCCTACCTGAATATTTCTGATTCTGATATAACTTCCGTCTTCTACATAGAAACTATTAGGCAAGATAATCGCTTGATTATTGGTTGCCATTGGATAAGAGTTTGATGTTCCTTCTCCATGCCATCTGTTGTTATAGAAATCTAAATCCCAGCTTTCGTTTCCGTAACGCTGTTCTCTGTTGAAATTATATATTTTGTTTCCAAAAACACCTTGAAAATCAATAGCAAAATCAAAGTCATATACATTCAGATTAACCCCAAATCCATAGGTTCCTTTTGGAATAGGACTTCCTAAGAAAGTTTTGTCTCTGGCATCAATCACTCCATTTCCATCGATATCAGAAAATTTGAATCCTCCCGGTGTTGCACCGTTTTGTATTGCTGCTGCATCTACTTCTGCCTGATTTTGGAAAACGCCCTGTACCTGATACCCATAATAAGAACCTACTGCCTGCCCTTCCTGTAATCTGATGATTGAGTTACCATATAAACTGGCTCCTGTCTGTAAATAAGATCCGTTAAAAACAGAGGTGATTTTGTTCTTCAGAGTCGTTAAATTACCATAAACACCAATTTTTATATTGTCATTAATTTTAGTGTCATAATTTACAGAAACTTCAAAACCTCTGTTATTAAAAGAGTAGGCATTGGTAATATAATTATTCCAGTTCCCTGCACCAGAAACAGTTCCCTGTACTATACCATACACCACATCTTTAGTGTCTTTATCGAAATAGGTAGCATCAATTTTCAGCTTATTGTTAAACAATCCCATTTCCAGTCCCAGATCTCTACCCGTTGTCGTTTCCCATCCAATGTTTGGATCAATAATCTTATCTATTGTTTGCGCCGGTGCTCCATTATTTCCATAATATGCTCCTTCCTGAATTTTTGTGGTATTAAGAGTATAGGCTCTCTGTACATCAGGATTCCCTAATTTACCCCAGCTTGCTCTTAACTTTAAAAGGCTAAAAACATTCTGCTCGCTCATAAAGTTTTCTTTGGAAACTACCCATCCTGCACTTATAGCCGGGAATACCTTGTGTCTGTCATTTGCAGAATACTTAGAAGTTCCATCTCTACGAAGAGATGCGTTCACTAAGTACTTTCCTCCATAATCATAATTCAATCGTCCAAAGAAAGATTCTATTCGATCCTGATATGGAATAACATTTCTCTCTCCATCATCAAAGCTTGTCAGAAAAACATCCGTTCCGTTTGATATTGCCAATGAAGAGTTAGTTCCATCATAATTCACTCTCAACGCTTCTGCATATGCCTGAGAATAAGAATTTCTTGTTCTGGAAAAACCAGCTAACAATTCTATGTTATGTTTCCCAAAATTTCTTTTCCAGCTTAATGTATTATCCCAGATATAATTTCTTGTTCTGGAATCTCTTGTTATTAATTTTGAAGGTTTTTGGTCAGAAACAGGAACATAACCAAATGTTGGGGTAAATTCATACTTAGTAGAATTGATATTATCGGAGGTATAACTAATTCTAAAAGTAAAATCACTTAGAAATTTATATTCTCCCCAAACATTATTCAACAGCCTTTCTTCTCTTATCTGAGATCTGTATAGGTCTAATTTTGCTCTTGAATTTGGAATTTTAGCTAATGTAAAATACTGATATCCTCCGGTAGTTGGATCGATTGGACCGTAAACAGGAGGTGACGAATAAGCATCCAATAAAGGATTCAATGCCTGATCCGTACGCATTTTTGAGAAAGTAAAGTTATTTCCAATCGTAATATGATCATTAACCTTATAACTTAAATTAAGCTTAGAGTTAAACCTATTAAAACCACTTCCTGAATTGATTCCTTGTCCTGCTGCTAGATTTCCTTCGTCCTGCAGATAACCAAGACTTCCGTAATAATTAAGCTTACCTACACTTCCTGCGGCAGAAAAATCATTAGAATTAATGATACTTGTTCTCAGGATTTCTTTATACCAATCCGTATCCAGCGGATAAGCAGATCTGTTTAAAAATGTAGGATTGTTGACTTTATCATTGACCAGCTTTTCGTTGTATAGCTGTATATACTGATCAGAGTTAACCATTTTTGGGGTATTGGTTACTGTCTTAATTCCTAAATACGAATTAAAGTTAAATACCGGTTTTTTACTTTTCCCCGTTTTGGTTTTAATAATCACAGCCCCGTTCGCTGCTCTTGCACCATAAATTGCTAAACTTGAAGGATCCTTCAGAACACTCATTGATTCAATATCCTGAGAACCCAAGAAAGAAATATCATCTGTGATCATTCCATCAACGATAAAAACAGTTTTACCTGTTAATGAACTGATTCCTCTAATATCTACTCTGGGTGAGCCTCCCGGAGTTCCGGAGTTCAAAACCTGCACCCCTGCCAACCTTCCCTGTATAGAACTGATGGGGTTAGCATTAGGCTTATTGGCTAGATCTTTTGCAGAAACTATCCCGATACTTCCGGTAATATTTTCTTTTTTCTGAGATCCATATCCTATCAAGACTACCTCATCGATCTTCTGCTCTTTCGCCAGAGTATCTTTTGGAGTAGTCTGTGCATTGACGTTCATACCGAAGTATATAACAGCAATGAGACATGAATACTTTAAATCACGTTGTTTCATATAGTTTCAATTTTATTCGTACAATCTAATTTTATTTAATGTCCTTTATGGTGGAGTTATTATAAAATCTCAAAAAAAGACATTAGTCAAAAATAGAAAAAAAAACGAACATTGTTAACATATCTTAAAAATTTAAAAAAAATAAATAAACATTAAACGAAAATCCCCAATAAACTATATTACAGTAATTAAATTTCATTATAAATATTAATTTGCAATAAAATACTCAATTAAAAAACCTGCATTTTCAGCAAAAAAATCACCAAACAGGCATCAGAAATTTAATATTTTGTTAATACAGTAATAGTATTTACCTTTGGCGCAATATTTGAAAAAATAAGAAAAAAGATCAATGAAAAAATATATCATATCAGCAGCTCTGATAATAGGAACCGGGGTAACCGTGTTAACCGTTGTTCAGTCATGTCAGACAATGGCTACTACTGACCTTGGCTTATCGATTATTAAGAGGGTGTTACTGAACGGCATCGATAAAGGAATGGGAGTCTACAGTAACAAAGAAGCCTTTCTTCAGAATAATATGGTAGACAAGGCTCTTCCGAAAGAGCTCAGAGACATCAATTCTACTTTGGAAAAAATTGCCCCTTCTTTAGTGGCTAAAGAAAGAGATTTTATTGCTCAGGCAGCGTCTTATACCGTTAATATCTCAAAACCTATATTGCAGGATGCTGTCAACAGCTTAAATGCACAGGATGTTACAAGAATTATTCAGGGTACAACGGCAACACAGATTCTAAAGGAAAAAACTTCCCAGCAGCTTGTCGCAGCTATTGCTCCGAAAGTGGATGAGAAACTGAATGAGTATGGCATTGCAAAAACCATCAATACAGCCCTTTCCGGAAACAACCTTCTCGGAAGTCTTCTTGGAGGCAATAACAACAATGTTAACACAGGCGGGTTAAGCAAACTGGCTTCTGAACAACTGGTCAACGGACTGTTCAATATCATCGAAGATTACGAGCATCAGAATTCAAAAGCACTGCTTGGACCTCTTGGAAAATAGGAAAAATTTCGCTATATTTATATATAATTTAACAACGGAAGATGGATATATTACAAGGAAATCAACACGCAAACCCAGAAGATTTTTATAATTCTCTGAAGGAAAAACTGGAAGATCACCATGACTTTCCAGAAGATTATTTATTTAAATTTATCATTCCTACAGATCAGGCAAAACTTACTGAGATTTATAAGGTGTTTGATGGTATACAATTTACCCTGGGAAACCGCGAAAGCAAAAATGGAAAATATACGGCGTGCAATATCAATGCATTCGTTCTGGATGCGGATCAGGTAGTCAAAATTTATAAAGAAGTAGCAAAAATAGAAGGCGTTATTCTATTATAAATAACAAAAAAGTCAGCTTCTGCTGACTTTTTTTATGTAATTATTTTTCAATAAAGAATTTCACATTTTCAATAGGCCTTCCCAGCATGGCAACAGATCCTTTGATCAGGATCGGTCTCTGTATCAGAGAAGGATTTTCAGACAGGATTTTAATCCATTCTTCTTCAGAATAATTTTTATCGGCATAATTCTCCGTATACAGTTTATCTGTTTTACGGATCATATGAAATACACTCTGATTCAGCTTTTTCAGGACTGTTTTGATTTCTAATATGCTCAACGGATCTTCCACGATATTGATGATTTCAAAAGGCACCCCGTTCTCATCCAGATATTCCAGTACAGCATTCGATTTTGAGCAGTTTCCGTTATGTAAAACCTTAACCATCATACTATTATTATTTAAAAAATTAAGTTCTTCCCATCAAATTTAGGAAGAAATGCATTGAAGTCCGTCTTAAATTGTGATAAAAAATTGTTAAAACAGCGCTTCAGTAATTTGAGTCAGATTCCTTCAGTTTAAAAATGGTAAACAGCATCACTATCTCCCAGAACGACCTGAAATGATGAAGGTACTTTTCCGCTAAACTCCGGCTGGACAGATGGATTTCCCGGATATTTTTTTCCATTATATTTTACAAGATAGTTTTTACCCTTGCTCGGAATGACAAGATCAGCCCATCCTTCCGTTTTATCAGTTGCAATGGAAACAGGTCCGCCCACCACTGTAAACGTGTTTATTTTTTCACCTTTACTGTTGAGTAAAAGAACAGTACAGCCTCCGCTCCCACAAAAATAAGACCCTTTCATGGCCACAAGAATTTCCTTATTATTATCCCCATTCAGATCTGCTTCGGCATAGCTGAATTTACGGTCATTATCTGTCATTACTTTTAAATCATTTTTGTCCAGCACAGCCTTTAACATTCCTCCAATACGGAGTGCTTGCTGATCATTTGCTGCTGTATCCGGCTTTGACATCACTGAATCTTTTACCTGTCCGG includes:
- a CDS encoding prolyl oligopeptidase family serine peptidase; protein product: MKLKLKYLPLLFLPLSLQINAQEIKGELNKEIKRTEKMSYILDYPQKVKGNVPLIVFLHGSGERGNNLEAVKAHSPFTYKNLIKEPVAILAPQCPADSWWDTVTIYNLIKEIQKKYKIDASRIHLTGLSMGGWGTLKLAMEHPEMFASVVSVCAPTDMMMYANIKQYKDLNMKIFHGGMDDVVPPENALNFYQNLHPVNPSAELVIFPNDNHNSWDSTYSDPKLYEWMLSKKKEIK
- a CDS encoding glucoamylase family protein, encoding MKLGIISILTVSVLFSCKNSQIAKQDVSKNQAVNTNITDEQLMDRVQKDALKYFWDYAEPKSMLGRERYHEDNIYPDNDKHVVTTGGSGFGLATLLVGVERGFIPRKEAVKRLTHMMDFLAKADRHKGAWSHWINGETGKTVPFGKKDNGGDLVETAFLTSGILMVREYFKNGNAEEKALASKCDELWKGIQWNWYTKGGEKVLYWHWSPEYQWEMNFPLEGYNECLITYILAASSPTHSIDAETYYKGWARNGNILSDKTKYGLPLYVKHNYAEEYGGPLFWSQYSYIGLDPTGLSDKLVENYFDLNKNQVLIDYKYCVENPKQWKGYGSNYWGLTAGYTRNEDGTTGYTAHMPGNDNGVITPTAALSSFPYTPKESMNFLRFLYTQKPEFIGSAGPYDATSVNYNNWFTPRYLAIDQGTIVPMIENYRSGFLWKLFMNAPEIQQGLKKLSFHSEKYGIK
- a CDS encoding RagB/SusD family nutrient uptake outer membrane protein encodes the protein MKKIFLSIALFSLAVSCKDDYLDIKQEGQTEAASFFKTQEDALQATSAIYSFLRSWENSAFPYQFVFGVPADDVVKGSNPGDSSFINVYDNFTYTVSDEGVRGYWIGQWQAVNRTNQVITNVPAIDMDTTLKNRLIAESRMLRAYFYFNLVRIYGGVPIYDKVEAVYEKPRNSVDEVYNFIISDLTAAAEVLPQTYPASELGRVTKGAALGLLSKVYLYKKDWQKAYDTSNQLIAMGYDLDPDFNHLFRPAGEFGKESVFEVNCDCAPPYKGSQYAEVQGVRDQFGWGFFTPSNALENAFEPGDIRKELTILRNGETTPEGDLIAMGDANSVTTYNQKIYVPKALNNSACGYGSIQNIRILRFAEILLINAEAANELGNTATATLNLNKVRDRADLLGTTATTQATLRTAIWHERRVELALEGDRFVDLVRTGQAATVLASYGFKAGKNEVFPIPLDAMDQSHGAFTQNPGY
- a CDS encoding SusC/RagA family TonB-linked outer membrane protein, whose amino-acid sequence is MKQRDLKYSCLIAVIYFGMNVNAQTTPKDTLAKEQKIDEVVLIGYGSQKKENITGSIGIVSAKDLANKPNANPISSIQGRLAGVQVLNSGTPGGSPRVDIRGISSLTGKTVFIVDGMITDDISFLGSQDIESMSVLKDPSSLAIYGARAANGAVIIKTKTGKSKKPVFNFNSYLGIKTVTNTPKMVNSDQYIQLYNEKLVNDKVNNPTFLNRSAYPLDTDWYKEILRTSIINSNDFSAAGSVGKLNYYGSLGYLQDEGNLAAGQGINSGSGFNRFNSKLNLSYKVNDHITIGNNFTFSKMRTDQALNPLLDAYSSPPVYGPIDPTTGGYQYFTLAKIPNSRAKLDLYRSQIREERLLNNVWGEYKFLSDFTFRISYTSDNINSTKYEFTPTFGYVPVSDQKPSKLITRDSRTRNYIWDNTLSWKRNFGKHNIELLAGFSRTRNSYSQAYAEALRVNYDGTNSSLAISNGTDVFLTSFDDGERNVIPYQDRIESFFGRLNYDYGGKYLVNASLRRDGTSKYSANDRHKVFPAISAGWVVSKENFMSEQNVFSLLKLRASWGKLGNPDVQRAYTLNTTKIQEGAYYGNNGAPAQTIDKIIDPNIGWETTTGRDLGLEMGLFNNKLKIDATYFDKDTKDVVYGIVQGTVSGAGNWNNYITNAYSFNNRGFEVSVNYDTKINDNIKIGVYGNLTTLKNKITSVFNGSYLQTGASLYGNSIIRLQEGQAVGSYYGYQVQGVFQNQAEVDAAAIQNGATPGGFKFSDIDGNGVIDARDKTFLGSPIPKGTYGFGVNLNVYDFDFAIDFQGVFGNKIYNFNREQRYGNESWDLDFYNNRWHGEGTSNSYPMATNNQAIILPNSFYVEDGSYIRIRNIQVGYNLPQAFNKAMSITKLRLYVSAQNPWTSFKYNGFSPEILNTDRVQMGIDNNIYPISAIYTIGMNLTF
- a CDS encoding DUF4197 family protein, whose amino-acid sequence is MKKYIISAALIIGTGVTVLTVVQSCQTMATTDLGLSIIKRVLLNGIDKGMGVYSNKEAFLQNNMVDKALPKELRDINSTLEKIAPSLVAKERDFIAQAASYTVNISKPILQDAVNSLNAQDVTRIIQGTTATQILKEKTSQQLVAAIAPKVDEKLNEYGIAKTINTALSGNNLLGSLLGGNNNNVNTGGLSKLASEQLVNGLFNIIEDYEHQNSKALLGPLGK
- a CDS encoding DUF493 family protein yields the protein MDILQGNQHANPEDFYNSLKEKLEDHHDFPEDYLFKFIIPTDQAKLTEIYKVFDGIQFTLGNRESKNGKYTACNINAFVLDADQVVKIYKEVAKIEGVILL
- a CDS encoding arsenate reductase family protein, yielding MMVKVLHNGNCSKSNAVLEYLDENGVPFEIINIVEDPLSILEIKTVLKKLNQSVFHMIRKTDKLYTENYADKNYSEEEWIKILSENPSLIQRPILIKGSVAMLGRPIENVKFFIEK